One Malus domestica chromosome 11, GDT2T_hap1 genomic region harbors:
- the LOC103412987 gene encoding UDP-glucuronic acid decarboxylase 6 has product MANNSTNGEHQTTTKPPPLPSPLRFSKFFQSNMRILVTGGAGFIGSHLVDRLMENEKNEVIVVDNYFTGSKDNLKKWIGHPRFELIRHDVTETLLVEVDRIYHLACPASPIFYKYNPVKTIKTNVIGTLNMLGLAKRVGARILLTSTSEVYGDPLVHPQPESYWGNVNPIGVRSCYDEGKRVAETLMFDYHRQHGIEIRIARIFNTYGPRMNIDDGRVVSNFIAQALRDEPLTVQNPGTQTRSFCYVSDLVDGLIRLMEGEHTGPINLGNPGEFTMLELAETVKELINPEVEIKRVENTPDDPRQRKPDITKAKELLGWEPKIKLREGLPLMEEDFRLRLGANKKK; this is encoded by the exons ATGGCAAACAATTCTACCAATGGGGAGCACCAGACCACAACAAAGCCTCCTCCTTTGCCATCCCCTCTGCGGTTTTCCAAGTTTTTTCAG TCTAATATGAGAATTTTGGTTACTGGAGGAGCTGGATTCATCGGTTCTCACCTGGTTGACAGGTTaatggaaaatgaaaagaatgag GTTATTGTCGTTGATAACTACTTCACTGGCTCGAAGGACAATCTGAAAAAGTGGATTGGTCATCCCAGATTTGAGCTTATTCGTcatg ATGTCACAGAGACATTGTTGGTCGAGGTTGATCGGATTTACCATCTTGCTTGCCCAGCTTCTccaattttttacaaatacaatcCTGTAAAG ACGATAAAAACAAACGTGATTGGCACGCTGAACATGCTCGGACTTGCAAAGCGAGTTGGAGCAAG GATTCTGCTGACATCCACTTCAGAGGTATATGGAGATCCTCTTGTGCATCCACAACCTGAAAGCTACTGGGGTAATGTTAACCCAATTG GAGTAAGGAGCTGCTATGATGAGGGCAAGCGCGTTGCTGAGACCTTGATGTTCGACTATCATAGGCAGCATGGCATCG AAATACGTATTGCCAGAATATTCAATACATACGGCCCTCGCATGAATATTGATGATGGGCGCGTCGTCAGCAATTTTATAGCTCAAGCACTTCG TGATGAGCCTTTGACAGTTCAAAATCCCGGGACTCAAACTCGCAGTTTCTGCTACGTCTCTGACCTG GTTGATGGCCTCATTCGTCTGATGGAAGGAGAGCACACTGGACCCATAAACCTCGGAAACCCTG GTGAATTTACAATGCTTGAACTTGCAGAGACAGTGAAGGAG CTCATCAACCCTGAGGTGGAGATCAAGAGGGTGGAGAACACTCCAGACGATCCTAGACAGAGAAAACCCGACATCACAAAGGCAAAAGAATTGCTGGGATGGGAGCCGAAGATCAAGTTGCGCGAAGGCCTACCTCTCATGGAGGAGGATTTCCGATTGAGGCTCGGagcaaacaaaaagaaatga
- the LOC103429981 gene encoding ATP synthase small subunit 6, mitochondrial-like, whose protein sequence is MRKFDPWPIFFKREWNRNWPFLVGFAITGTLITKFSIGLTEEDAKNSPFVQRHKR, encoded by the exons ATGAGGAAGTTCGATCCATGGCCGATTTTCTTCAAGCGAGAATGGAACCGGAACTGGCCGTTCCTCGTCGGGTTCGCCATCACCGGAACCCTGATCACCAAGTTCTCTATCGGCCTCACTG AGGAAGATGCCAAGAACTCGCCTTTCGTTCAGAGGCACAAGAGGTAG
- the LOC103421286 gene encoding uncharacterized protein, protein MPTFLDHTDRARAMWLTCLASAFRTCLACTIVALTTLYGPQSLQRQVAFPAFSYVTVLLIAPDATLGHTLCGFWLGLYATAQTIGLAVLSLWLIGPARLSTSTTALAVGLAAFVVALPEFTHLVTKRMALGQIVIMYVIAYINGEHTDAIMHPVHVAASTAIGVLACVLALLVPFPRLASREVEQNSELLAKNASERLKIFVKAFCAEDSTSALASISQANSMASTATKLFQTIKSHQESMKWERVPLKLFSRHGYVNPGDRLQGLEIPFRGMEMALTCIPSFPVMVVNGELNKDALLRLVEQHMSLNLSPPCDSITVPESKAENVSFLQTLQTIPNIHQDLPPIFFLFCINLLQGKLSSRGSIVPEKLLVHQNEGAINSSKQNGLYFTIWSNLSTKVSGKRLIAAFKCALSLGLAVFFGLKYSKDDGYWAGLPVAISLASTREATFKVSNVKVQGTVLGTVYGVLGWFLFQRFLSMRLLCLIPWFTFTSFLQRSRMYGQAGGISAVIGAVLVLGRTNFGPPSEFAIARITETFIGLSCSIIVDLLLQPTRASVLAKVQLSRTLGTLQECINSVSLQSGRVNLEENQKRLKMHIEELGKLIGEAEAEPNFWFLPFHSACYGKLLGSFSKMMDLLVLSAHAVEFLEQNFQRFEASWKDIGHAVDGDLESFKKMADSLITFFKEVTSIKLISVLDQKSDIAHDLELGKSRAPNMFGVCSSEDEETDKIISSYLQHSKEVVEKIDAKSEELKSQMVLSLSGLGFCMSSLIRETREIEVGIKELVQWENPSSHISLYEISCKLYDLKK, encoded by the exons ATGCCAACCTTTCTCGACCACACCGACCGAGCCCGAGCCATGTGGCTAACATGCCTAGCCTCTGCATTCCgtacatgtcttgcttgcaccATAGTAGCCCTAACCACCCTCTATGGCCCACAATCTCTCCAACGCCAAGTAGCCTTCCCGGCATTCTCTTATGTCACAGTCCTTCTCATTGCTCCTGATGCAACTCTAGGGCACACACTTTGTGGCTTTTGGCTCGGGCTCTACGCCACAGCACAAACTATTGGGCTGGCCGTGTTGAGTCTGTGGCTGATTGGGCCGGCCCGGCTTTCGACCAGCACGACCGCACTGGCGGTGGGGCTTGCTGCATTTGTGGTGGCTCTGCCTGAGTTTACTCACTTGGTAACCAAACGCATGGCACTCGGACAAATCGTTATTATGTATGTTATAGCTTATATAAATGGGGAGCATACAGATGCTATCATGCACCCTGTCCACGTCGCAGCAAGTACTGCAATTGGGGTGTTGGCTTGTGTTTTGGCTTTGTTGGTTCCCTTCCCGCGCCTTGCTTCTCGAGAG GTTGAACAAAACTCAGAGCTACTTGCCAAGAATGCTTCAGAAAGGCTCAAGATCTTTGTAAAGGCGTTTTGCGCAGAAGATAGTACATCAGCACTTGCATCAATTTCTCAAGCAAATTCCATGGCTTCCACGGCAACCAAGCTTTTCCAAACTATCAAAAGCCACCAA GAAAGTATGAAGTGGGAGAGAGTTCCGCTAAAGTTATTTTCGAGACATGGCTATGTAAACCCAGGAGATAGATTGCAGGGCTTAGAGATACCCTTTAGAGGGATGGAAATGGCATTGACCTGCATTCCTTCATTTCCAGTTATGGTGGTGAATGGAGAACTCAATAAAGATGCTCTACTTAGACTAGTAGAGCAGCACATGAGCCTAAACTTGAGCCCACCTTGTGATTCAATAACTGTTCCTGAATCAAAAGCAGAAAATGTTAGTTTCCTCCAGACACTTCAAACCATCCCAAATATCCACCAAGATCTACCcccaattttctttttgttttgtatcAATCTCCTCCAAGGAAAATTATCATCCAGAGGTAGTATTGTACCTGAAaaattattggttcaccaaaaTGAAGGAGCAATTAACTCTTCCAAACAAAATGGATTGTATTTCACGATATGGAGTAACTTGTCCACCAAGGTAAGCGGCAAGAGGCTTATAGCAGCTTTCAAATGTGCACTCTCCTTGGGTCTTGCCGTGTTTTTCGGTCTGAAATACAGCAAAGATGATGGTTACTGGGCAGGACTCCCAGTAGCAATCAGTCTTGCATCAACCAGAGAAGCAACATTTAAAGTTTCAAATGTTAAAGTACAAGGGACTGTTTTAGGAACTGTATATGGAGTTTTGGGCTGGTTTCTCTTCCAAAGGTTTTTGTCAATGAGACTTTTATGTCTGATTCCTTGGTTCACTTTCACCAGTTTTCTCCAGCGTAGCCGAATGTACGGCCAGGCAGGAGGCATTTCAGCAGTAATTGGAGCTGTACTAGTTTTGGGGAGAACAAACTTTGGTCCTCCAAGTGAATTTGCCATAGCCAGAATCACAGAAACCTTCATTGGATTATCGTGTTCGATTATCGTTGACCTATTATTGCAACCCACAAGAGCTTCTGTTCTTGCAAAAGTTCAACTCTCTAGGACTCTTGGGACATTGCAGGAGTGCATCAACTCGGTGAGTCTTCAATCAGGAAGAGTCAATTTGGAAGAGAATCAAAAGAGACTGAAAATGCATATTGAAGAACTTGGGAAGTTGATTGGAGAAGCTGAGGCGGAGCCCAATTTCTGGTTTTTGCCTTTTCATAGTGCTTGCTATGGAAAACTCTTGGGGTCTTTCTCCAAAATGATGGACCTCCTAGTTTTAAGTGCTCATGCTGTGGAATTTCTTGAACAAAACTTCCAAAGATTTGAGGCTTCATGGAAGGACATTGGCCATGCAGTGGATGGTGATCTTGAAAGTTTCAAGAAAATGGCTGACTCTTTGATAACATTTTTCAAGGAGGTCACGTCGATAAAATTAATCTCAGTTCTTGATCAAAAGAGTGATATAGCGCATGATCTTGAGTTGGGAAAATCTCGAGCCCCGAATATGTTTGGGGTTTGCAGTTCAGAGGATGAAGAGACAGATAAGATTATAAGCTCTTATCTCCAACACTCAAAGGAAGTTGTAGAGAAAATTGATGCTAAAAGTGAGGAGCTCAAGAGCCAAATGGTTTTGAGTTTAAGTGGTTTAGGGTTCTGCATGAGTAGTTTAATAAGAGAAACCAGGGAGATTGAAGTGGGAATCAAGGAACTTGTTCAATGGGAGAATCCCTCAAGCCACATTAGTTTGTATGAAATCTCTTGTAAGTTGTATGATTTAAAGAAATAA
- the LOC103429982 gene encoding histone H4, with translation MTGRGKGGKGLGKGGAKRHRKVLRDNIQGITKPAIRRLARRGGVKRISGLIYEETRGVLKIFLENVIRDAVTYTEHARRKTVTAMDVVYALKRQGRTLYGFGG, from the coding sequence ATGACAGGACGAGGAAAGGGCGGCAAGGGATTGGGCAAGGGAGGTGCGAAGCGACATCGTAAGGTTCTGAGGGACAACATCCAGGGCATCACCAAGCCTGCTATTCGCCGTCTTGCTCGCCGAGGTGGTGTTAAGCGAATCAGCGGTCTGATCTACGAGGAGACCAGAGGAGTTCTGAAGATCTTTTTGGAGAATGTTATTCGTGATGCTGTGACGTACACCGAGCACGCCAGGAGGAAGACTGTGACCGCCATGGATGTCGTGTATGCTTTGAAGAGGCAGGGAAGGACCCTATACGGTTTCGGGGGTTAA